In Pedobacter sp. SL55, the following proteins share a genomic window:
- a CDS encoding 3'-5' exonuclease: MKSFVALDFETANQHRSSVCSIGLVFVENAKIKNSFYQLIKPMPNFYCNWATEIHGIKYWDTVKALEFPDIWNALASQIQDLPLVAHNSAFDAGCLKAALAAYGLPVHQNQFFCTYRKSKSLFPELPNHKLNTVSEHLGFKLKNHHNALADAEACAYIAMRVF, encoded by the coding sequence ATGAAATCTTTTGTCGCTCTTGATTTTGAAACGGCTAACCAGCACCGAAGTAGTGTGTGCAGTATAGGTTTGGTATTTGTAGAAAATGCTAAAATTAAAAATAGCTTTTATCAGCTGATTAAGCCAATGCCAAACTTTTATTGCAATTGGGCAACTGAAATTCATGGTATAAAATATTGGGATACTGTTAAAGCCTTGGAATTTCCCGATATATGGAACGCTCTAGCAAGTCAAATTCAAGATTTACCTCTGGTGGCTCATAACAGTGCTTTTGATGCGGGATGCTTAAAGGCTGCATTAGCGGCTTACGGACTGCCTGTGCATCAAAACCAGTTTTTCTGTACCTACAGGAAATCAAAAAGTTTGTTCCCGGAATTACCAAACCATAAACTAAACACGGTTTCAGAACATTTAGGATTTAAACTCAAAAATCATCACAATGCTTTGGCAGATGCCGAGGCTTGTGCATATATTGCGATGAGGGTGTTTTGA
- a CDS encoding LiaF transmembrane domain-containing protein, with translation MKYERIIWGVLLLFVGGVLLLENLNVIEFYWRNVWGFWPIFLIIGGVNLLLNRNGSQTGSIVSLAILIITLSLLFIKGQKKPQHSSWIGFWRDKNIDADINWEDEHNGGRKFDGVKFSEVLNTADTAKKTILNLSGGGTSFKLNETTDSLFEASVNKKKGNFSLTKTTTDTTNTLTFKMNDRHYKGNKNNWTFNAGGNEVDVRINTTPQWTMNLSMGAGELDFDLTKFKIRTLNFDGGAADLKIKIGDLLPIADVNVKTGVANVEIKVPANSGCRIKTHTGLASKDFKGFVKKDDGYYETPNYNTSKNKVFIKLDGGLSNFEVDTY, from the coding sequence ATGAAATACGAAAGAATAATTTGGGGAGTGCTGTTGCTTTTTGTGGGCGGCGTACTTTTGCTAGAAAACTTAAATGTGATAGAGTTTTACTGGAGAAACGTGTGGGGCTTTTGGCCAATATTCTTAATTATTGGTGGCGTAAACTTGCTCTTAAATAGAAATGGTTCGCAAACAGGCAGTATCGTTTCGCTTGCTATATTAATTATAACTTTATCGCTCCTTTTTATTAAAGGACAAAAAAAGCCACAACATAGCAGTTGGATTGGGTTTTGGCGAGATAAAAACATAGATGCCGATATCAACTGGGAAGATGAGCATAATGGAGGCCGTAAATTTGACGGTGTGAAATTTTCGGAAGTGCTTAATACCGCCGATACCGCCAAGAAGACCATCCTCAATTTATCGGGTGGTGGTACTTCTTTTAAATTAAATGAAACTACCGATAGCTTGTTTGAAGCAAGCGTGAACAAAAAGAAGGGAAATTTCTCGCTTACCAAAACTACTACAGATACGACCAATACTTTAACCTTTAAAATGAACGACAGACATTATAAAGGCAACAAAAACAATTGGACATTTAATGCTGGAGGTAACGAAGTAGACGTTCGCATCAACACAACGCCGCAATGGACCATGAATTTAAGTATGGGAGCTGGCGAGCTGGATTTTGATTTAACCAAGTTTAAAATTAGAACATTGAATTTTGACGGTGGCGCTGCAGATTTAAAAATCAAAATAGGAGACTTGCTTCCAATAGCTGATGTAAATGTGAAAACTGGTGTAGCCAATGTAGAAATTAAAGTGCCTGCTAACTCTGGCTGTAGAATTAAAACCCACACAGGCTTAGCTTCTAAAGATTTCAAAGGTTTTGTGAAAAAAGACGATGGCTACTACGAAACACCTAACTACAACACTTCTAAAAATAAGGTCTTTATTAAATTGGATGGTGGTTTAAGTAACTTCGAAGTAGACACTTACTAG
- a CDS encoding PspC domain-containing protein yields MEKKLYRNEHDKAVAGVASGLADYMQIDVTIVRLLFVLTTIFLAGSGILAYIVLWIVAPVNNDPAVKYQKFKDYYQQNPVGGSVFNSPEAFGNPAQQAQQTKWNTPNADSFSKFEPKPVKTNDSGKTVVGLILLVLGVYFLLRQLDFVPEWFNIFKIYKLWPLAIVALGVSLIFKNQRKNEWETFKKTTEEAQNKRESEDVVHDQQGSSSVNDVSNENKY; encoded by the coding sequence ATGGAAAAGAAACTATATAGAAACGAACATGACAAAGCAGTAGCGGGGGTAGCTTCGGGCTTAGCCGATTATATGCAAATTGACGTAACCATTGTTAGGCTGTTGTTTGTATTAACTACCATTTTTTTGGCAGGTAGCGGCATATTGGCCTATATTGTTTTATGGATTGTAGCACCAGTAAACAATGACCCGGCGGTAAAGTATCAGAAGTTTAAAGATTACTACCAACAAAATCCCGTAGGAGGCTCGGTGTTTAATTCGCCAGAGGCTTTTGGTAATCCAGCACAACAAGCACAACAAACCAAATGGAATACACCAAATGCAGATAGCTTTTCTAAGTTTGAACCAAAACCAGTAAAAACTAACGACTCAGGTAAAACAGTAGTAGGCTTAATATTATTGGTGCTTGGTGTTTATTTCTTATTAAGACAGCTTGATTTTGTTCCAGAATGGTTTAATATCTTTAAAATATATAAGTTATGGCCTTTGGCAATTGTTGCTTTGGGTGTAAGCTTAATTTTTAAAAACCAACGCAAAAACGAATGGGAAACGTTTAAAAAAACCACAGAAGAAGCACAAAATAAGCGAGAAAGCGAAGATGTTGTACATGACCAACAAGGTTCTTCATCTGTTAATGATGTTTCAAACGAGAACAAATATTAA
- a CDS encoding SDR family NAD(P)-dependent oxidoreductase — protein sequence MRAIITGATKGIGKAIAVALAKKGYDIIGCARNEVELASFETEMKSYDVDVLAIKADLGKKVEVQDFIAKAITFAPQVDVLVNNVGVFYPGSLLDEADDVFEMQQQTNVNATYYIAKSIGKLMREQSFGYIFNICSVASKMPVENAGSYSVTKAAMLSLNNVLRKELAPYHVKVTAIIPGATYTASWEGTTLDKAKFVQPEDVAKAIDTILSLSDGTNVDELTITPSNF from the coding sequence ATGAGAGCAATTATTACAGGAGCAACCAAGGGAATAGGCAAAGCAATAGCTGTAGCATTAGCAAAAAAGGGATATGACATTATCGGCTGTGCCAGAAACGAAGTTGAGCTGGCTAGTTTTGAGACCGAGATGAAAAGTTATGATGTAGACGTATTGGCTATCAAGGCTGATTTGGGTAAAAAAGTAGAAGTGCAGGATTTTATAGCAAAGGCAATAACTTTTGCGCCACAGGTAGATGTTTTAGTAAATAACGTGGGTGTTTTTTATCCGGGAAGTTTGCTGGATGAAGCCGATGATGTTTTTGAAATGCAGCAGCAAACCAATGTAAATGCTACTTATTATATCGCCAAAAGCATAGGTAAATTGATGCGTGAGCAAAGTTTTGGGTATATTTTTAACATCTGCTCGGTAGCTAGTAAAATGCCCGTAGAAAATGCTGGAAGTTACAGTGTAACAAAAGCAGCGATGTTAAGTCTTAATAATGTATTGCGAAAGGAATTGGCGCCATACCACGTAAAGGTTACTGCAATTATTCCGGGTGCTACCTATACTGCTTCATGGGAAGGAACAACCCTAGATAAAGCGAAATTTGTACAACCAGAAGATGTTGCAAAGGCCATAGACACCATTTTAAGTTTAAGTGATGGTACAAATGTGGATGAGCTGACCATAACCCCTTCCAATTTTTAA
- a CDS encoding acyl-CoA dehydrogenase — protein sequence MEQLTPTWQEAILKLAPQSEALGELHPDVLEIAYEQEWFKLYVPIAYGGPGKKLPEILRLEEDLAYVDGSTAWTVTLCSGAGWFAGFLDEELAKEVFADRKVCFAGSGAVGGTAQKTVNGYRINGHWKYASGALHATIFTANCVLQDESGEYVLDEHGNQVVKSFILKRDEVAIQSGWSYFGLVATGSHAFDVHNVEVPANRSFKINEPKVADEGFDYPFLQLAETTLAVNSLGMARRFLDLVNDSFFNRSGFKRYTPAQVSFFEDELMKCKHTLSTIREHFYEAFDTSWHQLIYEGEIDEALLSDVSRLSRALAHQSRRVVDTLYPYAGLEAAKRETELNRVWRDLHTASQHALLTF from the coding sequence ATGGAACAACTTACACCAACTTGGCAAGAAGCCATTTTGAAATTAGCACCTCAATCTGAAGCTTTAGGAGAACTACATCCAGATGTTTTGGAAATTGCCTATGAGCAAGAGTGGTTTAAACTTTATGTACCTATAGCTTACGGTGGGCCAGGTAAAAAACTGCCAGAAATTTTAAGATTGGAAGAAGATTTGGCCTACGTAGATGGTAGCACAGCGTGGACGGTTACCCTTTGTAGTGGCGCTGGTTGGTTTGCTGGCTTCTTAGATGAGGAACTGGCTAAAGAGGTTTTTGCAGATAGAAAGGTTTGTTTCGCTGGCAGTGGTGCTGTTGGCGGTACGGCTCAAAAAACAGTAAATGGTTACCGCATAAACGGACATTGGAAATATGCCAGCGGTGCTTTACATGCTACTATTTTTACTGCAAATTGCGTGTTGCAAGATGAAAGTGGAGAGTATGTTTTGGATGAACACGGAAATCAGGTTGTTAAATCTTTTATCTTAAAAAGAGATGAAGTAGCAATACAATCTGGTTGGTCTTATTTTGGCTTGGTAGCTACAGGCAGCCATGCTTTTGATGTACATAATGTTGAAGTTCCTGCTAATCGTTCTTTTAAAATTAATGAACCAAAAGTTGCTGATGAAGGTTTTGATTATCCTTTTTTACAATTGGCAGAAACTACTTTGGCTGTTAACAGTTTGGGTATGGCTCGTCGATTTTTAGACTTAGTTAACGATAGCTTCTTTAATCGTTCGGGCTTTAAAAGATACACGCCAGCACAAGTTTCGTTTTTTGAGGACGAATTGATGAAATGTAAGCATACCTTAAGTACTATTCGAGAGCATTTTTACGAAGCATTTGATACGTCTTGGCATCAGCTAATTTATGAAGGAGAAATTGATGAAGCCTTGCTGAGCGATGTGAGTAGATTAAGCAGAGCCTTGGCTCATCAATCTAGAAGGGTGGTGGATACTTTATATCCTTACGCTGGTTTAGAGGCCGCAAAACGAGAAACAGAATTGAATAGGGTTTGGCGGGATTTACATACTGCTAGTCAGCATGCGCTGTTGACTTTTTAG
- the ispG gene encoding (E)-4-hydroxy-3-methylbut-2-enyl-diphosphate synthase, with the protein MQKEAILLNGGYCNSLTQYSRFVTREVQIGDTPMGAHHPIRVQSMTTTDTMDTIGTVEQTIRMVESGCEYIRITAPSIKEAENLGNIKKELRLRGYNVPLVADIHFTPNAAEVAARIVEKVRVNPGNYADKKKFESIDYTDAAYQAELNRIYDKFSPLVKICKEYGTAMRIGTNHGSLSDRIMSRYGDTPLGMVESAMEFIRMCEDLNYYNLVISMKASNTQVMVQAYRLLVQTMVKEGMNYPLHLGVTEAGDGEDGRIKSAVGIGTLLADGLGDTIRVSLTEDPEFEAPVARALANRFEKSRSLKVGTLESELITHNPQLVTYNPFQYHRRTTTEVENLGGHQVPRVIINLEKENLKDPAILNAVGFNYSALLDKYNLSDQACDMVYLGDALPSFSFPGGLKQLYNYQTWLGLADQQNCHPLFNLADFRSAEVKDDKLNFVKVLAEDLEVEQLIGLDKVVLMLTTAAENAMQTIRHAFTKLLAADLKIPIIIERNFDGLSLEDFQLYSSTDLGGLLIDGFGDGIFINADGISLSVINSTSFGILQATRTRISKTEYISCPSCGRTLFDLQETTQAIRARTSHLKGIKIGIMGCIVNGPGEMADADYGYVGAGVDRITLYRGQEVVKKNVKTANAIDELIGIIQEDGNWIPPVGS; encoded by the coding sequence ATGCAAAAAGAAGCGATTTTGTTAAACGGTGGTTATTGCAACAGCTTAACCCAATATTCGAGATTTGTAACACGAGAAGTACAGATAGGAGATACACCAATGGGTGCTCATCATCCTATTCGTGTGCAGTCAATGACCACCACCGATACCATGGACACCATTGGAACGGTAGAACAAACTATTCGCATGGTAGAAAGCGGTTGTGAATATATTCGTATTACGGCGCCAAGCATTAAAGAAGCCGAAAATCTGGGCAATATTAAGAAAGAATTGCGTTTGCGGGGATATAATGTCCCTCTAGTGGCCGATATTCATTTTACCCCAAATGCTGCTGAAGTTGCCGCTCGTATTGTAGAAAAAGTACGTGTTAATCCTGGTAACTACGCAGATAAAAAGAAATTCGAAAGCATAGATTATACCGATGCAGCATACCAAGCCGAGCTGAACCGAATTTATGATAAATTTTCGCCATTGGTAAAAATTTGTAAAGAATATGGAACAGCCATGCGTATTGGCACAAATCACGGTTCTTTGTCTGATAGGATCATGAGCCGTTATGGCGATACACCACTTGGAATGGTAGAATCTGCAATGGAATTTATCCGCATGTGCGAAGATTTGAATTACTACAATTTAGTGATTTCGATGAAAGCTAGTAATACCCAAGTGATGGTGCAAGCTTACCGCTTATTGGTGCAAACCATGGTTAAAGAGGGGATGAACTATCCTTTGCATTTAGGTGTAACCGAAGCCGGCGATGGCGAAGATGGACGGATCAAATCTGCAGTAGGTATTGGCACTTTATTGGCCGATGGTTTGGGAGATACCATTAGAGTTTCCTTAACTGAAGATCCAGAGTTTGAAGCGCCGGTGGCTAGAGCATTGGCTAATCGTTTTGAAAAGTCGAGAAGTTTGAAAGTCGGAACGTTAGAAAGCGAGCTCATAACTCATAACCCACAACTCGTAACCTACAACCCCTTCCAATACCACAGAAGAACCACTACAGAAGTAGAAAACCTAGGTGGCCATCAAGTACCAAGAGTAATCATCAACCTAGAAAAGGAAAACTTAAAAGACCCAGCTATTTTAAATGCGGTAGGTTTTAATTATTCGGCTCTGCTAGACAAGTACAACCTTAGCGACCAAGCTTGTGATATGGTTTATTTGGGCGATGCCTTACCTTCATTCTCTTTCCCGGGAGGATTAAAACAACTCTACAATTACCAAACTTGGTTAGGTTTGGCAGATCAGCAAAATTGTCATCCATTGTTTAATCTAGCTGATTTTAGAAGTGCGGAAGTTAAAGATGATAAGTTGAACTTCGTGAAAGTTTTAGCTGAAGATTTAGAAGTTGAACAATTAATAGGTTTAGATAAGGTGGTTCTCATGCTAACAACAGCGGCAGAAAATGCGATGCAAACCATCCGCCATGCTTTTACTAAGTTACTGGCAGCAGATTTAAAAATTCCAATAATTATCGAACGTAATTTCGATGGGTTGAGCTTAGAAGATTTTCAATTGTATAGCTCTACCGATTTAGGTGGTTTATTGATCGATGGTTTTGGCGATGGTATTTTTATCAATGCCGATGGAATTTCTTTGTCGGTAATTAACTCCACTTCTTTCGGTATTTTACAAGCTACACGTACCCGAATTTCGAAAACTGAATATATCTCTTGCCCAAGCTGCGGTCGTACTTTGTTCGATTTGCAAGAAACCACCCAAGCCATTAGAGCGAGAACATCTCACCTCAAAGGCATTAAAATTGGCATTATGGGTTGCATTGTTAATGGTCCGGGAGAAATGGCTGATGCCGATTATGGTTACGTAGGTGCTGGTGTAGATAGAATTACGCTTTACCGCGGACAAGAAGTGGTAAAGAAAAACGTAAAAACTGCCAATGCCATAGATGAATTGATCGGTATTATTCAGGAAGATGGGAATTGGATACCTCCAGTTGGCAGTTAA
- a CDS encoding secondary thiamine-phosphate synthase enzyme YjbQ — translation MQFLQKQTALRSRSRGFHLVTDEILQAIPEIKNIKTGMLQVFIQHTSASLTINENADPTVRIDFETWMNKAVPEGDPDYEHDYEGDDDMPAHIKSSLMGASVLIPITNGKLNLGTWQGIYLCEHRNYGGSRNVVISAWGSP, via the coding sequence ATGCAATTCCTCCAAAAACAAACAGCCCTCCGTTCCCGCAGCCGTGGTTTTCATCTCGTAACAGATGAAATACTACAAGCCATTCCAGAAATTAAAAACATTAAAACAGGTATGCTGCAAGTGTTTATTCAACATACCTCGGCTTCGCTAACCATTAACGAAAATGCAGACCCAACAGTAAGAATAGATTTTGAAACTTGGATGAACAAGGCTGTACCAGAGGGCGATCCTGATTATGAACATGATTACGAAGGCGACGACGACATGCCTGCACACATCAAATCTTCGTTAATGGGGGCATCGGTTTTAATACCAATTACCAATGGAAAATTAAATTTAGGCACGTGGCAAGGCATTTACCTCTGCGAACACCGCAACTATGGCGGTAGCAGAAATGTAGTGATTAGCGCTTGGGGAAGCCCCTAA
- a CDS encoding class I SAM-dependent methyltransferase, producing MIQLLTPTHWKDYELIDCGDFEKLERFGNLVLSRPEPQAVWKKVMSAEEWKKRAHITFRGRSATSGEWVRHNKSVPDRWNVNYQNNEVSINLRLGLTSFKHVGVFPEQAVNWDYISSSIKSFKTPTPKVLNLFAYTGAASLIAKAAGADTTHVDSIKQVVNWANENQELSKLKDVRWVVEDALKFVKRELKRGKKYNGIILDPPAYGHGPNGEKWKLEDHIQEMMQDVVQLLDPQEHFLILNTYSLGFSSVIVENLIKTSFPQVTNLETGELFLQATSGIKLPLGVFGKFRTT from the coding sequence ATGATACAACTGCTTACACCAACCCACTGGAAAGATTACGAATTAATTGATTGCGGCGATTTTGAAAAATTAGAACGCTTCGGCAATTTGGTTTTATCTAGGCCAGAACCTCAAGCAGTTTGGAAAAAAGTTATGTCTGCAGAAGAGTGGAAGAAAAGAGCGCACATTACTTTCCGTGGCCGCTCGGCTACCAGTGGCGAATGGGTGCGACATAATAAAAGTGTTCCAGATCGTTGGAATGTAAACTACCAAAACAACGAGGTAAGCATTAACCTTCGTTTGGGTTTAACTTCGTTTAAGCATGTAGGTGTTTTTCCAGAGCAAGCGGTAAATTGGGATTATATTTCCTCTTCTATCAAAAGCTTTAAAACACCTACGCCAAAAGTATTGAACCTTTTTGCCTACACTGGCGCTGCTTCTTTAATAGCTAAAGCAGCAGGTGCTGATACCACACATGTAGATTCGATTAAGCAAGTAGTAAATTGGGCTAACGAAAACCAAGAGCTTTCTAAATTGAAAGATGTGCGTTGGGTAGTAGAAGATGCCTTGAAATTTGTGAAAAGAGAATTGAAGCGTGGCAAAAAATACAACGGTATTATACTAGATCCACCGGCTTATGGTCACGGTCCTAATGGCGAAAAATGGAAACTGGAAGACCATATCCAAGAGATGATGCAAGATGTAGTGCAGTTGTTAGATCCACAAGAGCATTTTTTAATCTTAAATACCTACTCCTTAGGTTTCTCTTCTGTAATTGTAGAAAACTTGATTAAAACTTCTTTCCCTCAAGTAACTAATTTAGAAACTGGAGAGCTTTTCTTACAAGCTACTTCTGGTATCAAATTACCTTTGGGTGTGTTTGGTAAGTTCAGAACTACTTAA
- a CDS encoding RDD family protein, translating into MYTIVVKGKPQGPYSLEELRKLEIFPDTFVRKPGMDDYKEAHEIEELRQLFGFLQPKHTPQYFASFDQRLMAFAIDYFFITLFYAIVMAVTIVFVEEKEKRIIIVTVGFGLISLTKFIYDIIADCSKMQGTIGKKLMDIKVTDDHGVRLTFASSLVRNLSKIISNATLGFGYIYCFFNKKNQCLHDVIAGTLVTKDRLL; encoded by the coding sequence TTGTACACCATTGTTGTAAAAGGTAAACCGCAAGGGCCTTATTCTTTAGAAGAACTGAGAAAACTGGAGATATTTCCAGATACGTTTGTAAGGAAGCCCGGTATGGACGACTATAAAGAAGCCCATGAAATAGAAGAGCTTCGGCAACTTTTTGGATTTTTACAACCCAAACATACCCCTCAGTATTTTGCCAGTTTCGATCAGCGTTTAATGGCATTTGCGATAGATTACTTTTTTATTACTCTTTTTTATGCAATTGTTATGGCCGTAACCATAGTTTTTGTGGAAGAAAAGGAAAAGCGGATAATTATAGTAACTGTTGGTTTTGGTTTAATTTCCCTCACTAAATTTATTTATGATATAATTGCCGATTGTTCTAAAATGCAAGGTACAATAGGTAAGAAATTAATGGATATTAAGGTAACCGATGATCACGGCGTGAGGTTAACCTTTGCCTCATCGCTGGTTAGAAATTTATCTAAAATTATATCAAATGCCACTTTAGGGTTTGGCTATATCTATTGTTTTTTTAATAAAAAGAACCAATGTTTGCACGATGTAATTGCTGGAACGCTAGTGACAAAGGATAGATTACTTTAA
- the pnuC gene encoding nicotinamide riboside transporter PnuC, translating to MEIQEYLRLFVEQVRATSILEWLAVGFGITEVLLAKRNHIGLYPMGIIAILLSLYLKLNAKLYAESLLSMYYLVMSIYGWVIWSKRKANKQAALPVSWTTKKELQIAFAIAIGGYFILYFALINFTDSDVPILDAFVSSVAWAGMWLLARRKIENWIFLNVSNIVAIPLMWHKNFVMFALLTLFLFIVAIFGYFDWKKIYKKQLLSKK from the coding sequence ATGGAAATTCAGGAATATCTTCGCTTGTTTGTGGAGCAGGTTAGGGCAACATCTATTTTAGAGTGGTTGGCCGTAGGTTTTGGCATTACCGAAGTATTATTAGCCAAGCGCAACCATATTGGTTTGTACCCAATGGGTATCATAGCTATATTGTTATCGCTTTATTTAAAGCTCAACGCTAAATTATATGCCGAAAGCTTATTGAGTATGTACTACTTGGTCATGAGTATTTATGGCTGGGTAATTTGGTCAAAGCGGAAAGCAAACAAACAGGCTGCTTTGCCAGTAAGTTGGACTACCAAAAAAGAACTGCAAATTGCCTTTGCCATCGCCATTGGCGGATACTTTATCTTATACTTTGCTTTAATCAACTTTACAGATTCTGATGTACCTATTTTAGATGCTTTTGTCTCGTCTGTGGCTTGGGCCGGGATGTGGCTTTTAGCCCGTCGTAAAATAGAAAACTGGATCTTTCTAAACGTTTCAAATATTGTTGCCATCCCACTCATGTGGCATAAAAACTTTGTGATGTTTGCTTTGCTCACGCTATTTTTATTTATCGTAGCTATTTTTGGCTATTTCGACTGGAAGAAAATCTATAAAAAACAATTATTAAGTAAAAAGTAA
- a CDS encoding ABC transporter ATP-binding protein: MIEIKDIHKSFGDNEVLKGISGKFKPGITNLIIGGSGSGKTTLLKCMIGLHHPEQGSVTYDDRDFTQLNTEERIEIRKEIGMLFQGSALFDSMTVEENIMFPLNMFTDQSRSEKLDRVNFCLDRVNLDGKNKLFPAELSGGMKKRVGIARAIAMNPKYLFCDEPNSGLDPKTSIVIDELIKEITEEYNTTTIVVTHDMNSVMGIGDYIMFLHEGKKFWEGSNKEIAKTDIVELNDFVFASRFMKAAKDKF; the protein is encoded by the coding sequence ATGATCGAGATTAAGGATATACATAAATCGTTTGGCGATAACGAAGTTTTAAAAGGGATTTCAGGAAAGTTTAAGCCCGGAATTACCAACTTAATTATTGGTGGCTCGGGTTCTGGAAAAACTACACTTTTAAAGTGCATGATTGGCTTACACCACCCAGAGCAAGGCAGTGTAACCTACGACGACAGAGATTTCACACAGTTAAATACTGAAGAACGTATAGAGATCAGGAAAGAAATTGGTATGCTTTTTCAAGGTTCTGCCCTTTTCGATTCGATGACCGTAGAGGAAAATATCATGTTTCCTTTGAACATGTTTACAGACCAATCTAGAAGTGAAAAATTAGACCGCGTTAATTTCTGTCTAGATAGAGTAAACTTGGATGGAAAGAACAAACTTTTCCCTGCAGAATTATCTGGAGGCATGAAGAAACGCGTAGGTATTGCCCGTGCTATTGCCATGAACCCGAAATACCTTTTCTGCGACGAGCCAAACTCTGGCTTAGATCCAAAAACTTCTATCGTTATTGATGAATTGATCAAAGAGATTACGGAAGAATACAATACCACGACCATAGTAGTTACCCACGATATGAACTCGGTAATGGGCATTGGCGATTACATTATGTTCTTACACGAAGGCAAGAAGTTTTGGGAAGGTTCTAATAAAGAGATTGCCAAAACTGATATCGTTGAGCTTAATGACTTTGTATTTGCCAGCCGTTTTATGAAGGCTGCGAAAGATAAATTTTAA
- a CDS encoding MlaE family ABC transporter permease has translation MNFTNFGRYILLLKAAFKRPEKMKIYMKAIFQQMDFIGVGSLGLISIISTFIGAVMTLQIAFQLVSDFIPKTIIGSVNRDSSILELSPTISAIVLAGKIGSAISSEIGTMRVTEQIDALEIMGINAPGYLILPKIIAGITMVPVLVIISMVLSITGGYLGGTLSGAVSPAEYIQGITTDFNPFTISVALVKAFVFGFIITSVPAYEGFYVKGGALEVAQASTRAVVVSCISILACDYIVTQLML, from the coding sequence ATGAACTTTACCAATTTTGGCCGATATATCTTGTTGCTTAAAGCAGCGTTTAAAAGGCCCGAAAAAATGAAAATATACATGAAAGCCATTTTTCAACAGATGGATTTCATTGGCGTAGGCTCTCTAGGGCTAATCAGTATCATTTCTACATTTATTGGAGCGGTAATGACTTTACAGATTGCTTTCCAGTTGGTAAGTGATTTTATCCCTAAAACGATTATTGGTTCTGTAAACCGCGACTCGTCTATTTTAGAGCTTAGTCCAACCATCAGTGCTATTGTACTGGCTGGAAAAATTGGTTCGGCTATTTCATCAGAAATTGGCACCATGAGGGTAACAGAACAAATTGATGCTTTAGAAATTATGGGTATCAATGCACCAGGATATCTGATTTTACCTAAAATTATCGCTGGTATTACCATGGTACCCGTTTTGGTTATCATTTCTATGGTATTAAGCATTACTGGTGGATATTTAGGTGGTACTTTATCAGGTGCAGTTTCTCCTGCAGAATATATTCAAGGTATTACTACAGACTTTAACCCTTTTACCATCTCTGTAGCTTTGGTTAAGGCGTTCGTTTTTGGTTTCATTATCACATCGGTACCGGCTTACGAAGGTTTTTATGTTAAAGGCGGTGCTTTAGAAGTGGCACAAGCAAGTACACGTGCTGTAGTGGTAAGCTGTATCAGCATTTTAGCCTGCGATTACATTGTAACCCAATTAATGTTATGA